Proteins encoded in a region of the Nomascus leucogenys isolate Asia unplaced genomic scaffold, Asia_NLE_v1 000936F_68242_qpd_obj, whole genome shotgun sequence genome:
- the LOC115834339 gene encoding PRAME family member 25-like — protein sequence MKMSTRTPPRLLELAGQSLLRDQALAISTLEELPTELFPPLFLEAFNRRRYEALKLMVQAWPFRRLPLRPLMKMPCLDTFHAVLDGLDALLTHGVRPRRWKLQVLDLQDVSDNFWMVWSEAMAHGCFPIAMRNRKPVPDCPRMIGEQPLTVFIDLWLKNRTLDAYLTCLLLWVKQRKHLLHLCCKKLRILGTPFRNLRNILKMVNLDCIQEVEVNCKWALPILTQFTPYLGQMRNLQKLVLSHMDVSRYTSSKQKEFVTQFTTQFLKLHYLQKLYMNSLSFLEGHLDQLLSCLKTPLKILAITNCVLLESDLRHLSQCPSVSQLKILDLSGIRLANFSLVPLQVLLERVAATLEDLDLDDCGIADSQVNAILPALSRCYELTTFSFCGNPISMATLDNLLCHTIRLNNLRLELYPAPRESYDADGTLCWSRFAQLRADLMGRVRDLRHPRRILLCTDYCPDCGSRSFYGLEVDQCCC from the exons ATGAAGATGAGCACCCGGACTCCACCGAGACTCCTAGAGCTGGCGGGGCAGAGCCTGCTGAGGGACCAAGCCTTGGCCATCTCCACCCTGGAGGAGCTGCCCACGGAACTTTTCCCCCCACTTTTCCTGGAGGCCTTCAACAGGAGACGCTACGAGGCCCTGAAGCTGATGGTGCAGGCCTGGCCTTTCCGCCGCCTCCCTCTGAGGCCTCTGATGAAGATGCCTTGTCTGGACACCTTCCACGCTGTGCTGGATGGGCTGGATGCACTGCTTACCCACGGGGTTCGTCCCAG GAGGTGGAAACTTCAAGTGCTGGACTTACAGGATGTCTCTGACAACTTCTGGATGGTTTGGTCTGAAGCTATGGCCCATGGGTGCTTCCCCATTGCcatgaggaacagaaaaccagtgCCGGACTGTCCAAGGATGATAGGAGAGCAGCCCTTGACTGTGTTCATAGACCTTTGGCTCAAGAACAGGACTCTGGATGCATACCTCACCTGCCTCCTTCTGTGGGTCAAGCAGAGGAAACATTTACTACACCTGTGCTGTAAGAAGCTGAGAATTTTGGGAACGCCCTTCCGCAATCTCAGAAACATCCTGAAAATGGTGAACCTAGACTgtatccaggaggtggaagtgaATTGCAAGTGGGCACTGCCCATCCTGACACAGTTTACCCCATACCTGGGCCAGATGAGGAATCTTCAGAAGCTCGTTCTCTCCCATATGGATGTCTCTCGCTACACTTCCTCAAAACAGAAGGAGTTTGTTACCCAATTCACCACTCAGTTCCTCAAGCTGCACTACCTCCAAAAGCTTTATATgaactctctttctttcctcgAAGGCCACCTGGACCAGCTGCTGAG CTGTCTGAAGACCCCGTTAAAGATCCTCGCAATAACTAACTGTGTGCTTTTGGAATCAGACTTGAGGCATCTATCCCAGTGCCCGAGCGTCAGTCAACTAAAGATCCTGGACCTGAGTGGCATCAGACTGGCCAATTTCAGTCTTGTGCCTCTCCAAGTTCTCCTAGAAAGAGTTGCAGCCACCCTTGAGGACCTGGACTTAGATGACTGTGGCATCGCAGACTCCCAAGTCAACGCCATCCTGCCTGCCCTGAGCCGCTGCTATGAGCTCACCACCTTCAGCTTCTGTGGAAATCCCATCTCCATGGCCACCCTGGACAACCTGCTGTGCCACACAATCAGACTCAACAACTTACGCCTGGAGCTGTATCCTGCCCCGCGGGAGAGTTATGACGCTGATGGTACCCTCTGTTGGAGCAGATTTGCCCAACTTAGGGCTGACCTGATGGGGAGAGTGAGGGACTTAAGGCACCCCAGGAGGATCTTGTTGTGTACTGACTACTGCCCTGACTGTGGCAGCAGGTCATTTTATGGCCTGGAGGTAGATCAGTGCTGCTGTTGA